In Natronoarchaeum philippinense, a single window of DNA contains:
- a CDS encoding Lrp/AsnC family transcriptional regulator: MTDKELDDVDKAILYALQEDARNMSSGDIAERTGTSDSTVRKRIQRLESDSVVKGYSAHVDYQKSGYPLRMLLYCTATIPERGDHIPEILEIDGVVSVQELVTGEQNLLVTAVGESDNDITSVAQELLDMGLTVADEVLVRTHETTPFGKFNGENSS, translated from the coding sequence ATGACTGACAAAGAGCTCGACGACGTGGACAAGGCGATCCTGTATGCGCTGCAGGAAGACGCTCGGAATATGTCGTCCGGAGATATCGCGGAGCGGACCGGCACCTCAGACAGTACCGTCCGCAAGCGCATCCAGCGTCTCGAATCCGACAGCGTCGTCAAAGGATACAGCGCGCACGTAGATTATCAGAAGTCGGGCTATCCGCTCCGGATGTTGCTCTACTGTACCGCCACGATACCCGAGCGTGGCGACCACATCCCCGAGATTCTGGAGATCGACGGCGTCGTCTCGGTCCAAGAGTTGGTTACCGGCGAGCAGAACCTCCTCGTTACTGCTGTCGGCGAGTCGGACAACGACATCACATCCGTCGCACAGGAACTTCTCGATATGGGACTGACAGTCGCCGACGAAGTGCTCGTTCGGACCCACGAGACGACGCCGTTCGGCAAGTTCAACGGCGAGAACAGTAGCTGA
- the ptsP gene encoding phosphoenolpyruvate--protein phosphotransferase has product MSQTLDGVGATPLSGLGTALWYRPDEFPDPEDVEAADPETEHERFEEARATAREELGAERERTAERVGEEEAAVFDAHLQFLDDPQIVEGVEDAIDDGAAAEAGVARAFGDAIEQFEGMEGMMAERADDMRDIRDRLLRILSGGERVDLAELPEGTVLLAERLTPSDTAQLDPERVAGFATMTGGRTSHAAIFARSLGIPAVVGAGDALADIEEDADVAVDAENDAVILDPDEATRERVSAEREVDVKEERVETIDGREIEVAANLGTTAEIDGASAQGADGVGLYRTEFLFLDRESPPDEDEQVDAYVEALDAFPEGRVVVRTLDVGGDKPVPYLDLPEEENPFLGNRGIRRSLADDGDLFETQLRALLRAAAEGAGELSVMFPLVATVEELDEALELVESVAADLDEDGIDHATPELGVMVETPAAALMADEFAARVDFLSIGTNDLAQYVMASSRENDAVSHLHDPRHPPVLRAIDRSVEAAHDNDAWIGMCGEMAGNPELTKLLVGLGLDELSMSAVTIPDVKAGVEAIDTADARDLADRALAASTKEDVVRILSQES; this is encoded by the coding sequence ATGAGCCAGACACTCGACGGCGTCGGCGCGACGCCGCTGTCGGGGCTCGGGACCGCGCTGTGGTACCGACCGGACGAGTTCCCGGATCCCGAAGACGTAGAGGCCGCCGATCCGGAGACCGAACACGAGCGCTTCGAGGAGGCCCGCGCGACCGCACGCGAAGAACTCGGAGCCGAGCGCGAGCGCACCGCCGAGCGCGTCGGCGAAGAGGAAGCCGCCGTGTTCGACGCGCACCTGCAGTTCCTCGACGACCCGCAGATCGTAGAGGGCGTCGAGGACGCGATCGACGACGGCGCGGCCGCAGAGGCCGGCGTCGCCCGCGCCTTCGGCGACGCCATCGAGCAGTTCGAGGGGATGGAGGGGATGATGGCCGAGCGCGCCGACGACATGCGCGACATCCGCGATCGGCTGCTCCGGATTCTCTCGGGCGGCGAGCGCGTCGACCTCGCGGAACTCCCCGAGGGAACCGTGTTGCTCGCCGAGCGACTGACCCCGAGCGACACGGCCCAGCTCGACCCCGAGCGCGTCGCCGGCTTCGCCACGATGACCGGCGGGCGCACCTCCCACGCCGCCATCTTCGCGCGCTCGCTCGGCATCCCGGCGGTCGTCGGCGCCGGCGACGCCCTTGCAGATATCGAGGAGGACGCCGACGTGGCTGTCGACGCTGAAAACGACGCCGTGATCCTCGACCCCGACGAGGCGACCCGCGAGCGCGTCAGTGCCGAGCGCGAGGTCGACGTGAAAGAGGAGCGCGTCGAGACGATCGACGGCCGCGAGATCGAGGTCGCCGCGAACCTCGGTACCACCGCCGAGATCGACGGCGCGAGCGCGCAGGGGGCTGACGGCGTCGGCCTCTATCGCACCGAGTTCCTCTTTCTCGATCGGGAGTCCCCGCCGGACGAGGACGAACAGGTCGACGCCTACGTCGAGGCACTGGACGCCTTCCCGGAAGGGCGGGTCGTCGTCCGTACCTTAGACGTTGGCGGCGACAAGCCCGTTCCCTACCTCGATCTTCCCGAGGAGGAGAACCCATTCTTGGGCAATCGCGGCATCCGACGGTCGCTGGCCGACGACGGGGACCTGTTCGAGACGCAACTGCGCGCGCTGCTTCGGGCCGCCGCCGAGGGCGCGGGCGAGCTGTCGGTGATGTTCCCGCTCGTGGCGACCGTCGAGGAACTCGACGAGGCGCTCGAACTGGTCGAGTCGGTCGCTGCCGATCTCGACGAGGACGGCATCGACCACGCGACGCCGGAACTCGGCGTGATGGTCGAGACCCCTGCCGCGGCGCTGATGGCCGACGAGTTCGCCGCGCGCGTGGACTTCCTCAGCATCGGGACGAACGACCTCGCCCAGTACGTCATGGCGTCTTCCCGCGAGAACGACGCCGTCTCTCATCTGCACGACCCGCGCCATCCGCCCGTGCTGCGCGCGATCGACCGATCCGTCGAGGCGGCCCACGACAACGACGCGTGGATCGGGATGTGCGGCGAGATGGCCGGTAACCCCGAACTCACGAAACTGCTCGTCGGCCTCGGCCTCGACGAGTTGAGCATGAGCGCCGTGACGATCCCGGACGTGAAAGCCGGCGTCGAAGCGATCGACACTGCCGACGCCCGCGACCTCGCCGACCGGGCGCTCGCGGCAAGCACTAAAGAGGACGTGGTCCGAATACTTAGCCAAGAATCATGA
- a CDS encoding proton-conducting transporter transmembrane domain-containing protein, with translation MSGQNSATTIGSLPDTAADSPLAPVALTWLVWSLFAASIAALTVRVQTGGEWEISGVIAIDGLTVLMWFVVTFFSGIVHSYSRRYMAGSTHKTAFFVTVFSFTVVVMGLVAADHIALFGFLWLAMGLLMAKLIGIISGWDQAQAAASVARRYFLASSALLGVALTALWWTTGASTVSGIAAAADTLGGPAWLVAASALVLAAMIQSALVPFHNWLLSSMTAPTPASALMHAGFVNAGGILLTRFAPVITVDSALMLAVVAVGGASAVGGKLLKSVQTDIKGKLGCSTVGQMGFMIMQAGLGFFGAAITHLVLHGFYKAYQFLSSGGQVEHTSPSATTEHTVGRMASVGGAVVTLLTGLVGGGLFAVLTGKGAHVDAGLLLTFFVVFTTLHAARSAVQHSSLPMMARYGAVPLVFFPAITVYAVVYEAISGVLSGLPMVTTPTELTLLHGIIAVIFVGIYIGIETGIHEHSQRLYVALLNASQPSSDTVLTSTEDYNEY, from the coding sequence ATGTCAGGACAGAACTCAGCAACGACGATTGGATCGCTCCCGGATACGGCGGCGGACTCACCACTTGCGCCCGTCGCACTCACGTGGCTCGTGTGGTCGCTGTTCGCCGCGAGTATTGCCGCGCTTACCGTCCGAGTCCAGACCGGGGGCGAATGGGAGATCTCCGGCGTGATCGCTATCGATGGACTAACCGTTCTGATGTGGTTTGTCGTCACCTTCTTCAGCGGCATCGTCCACAGTTACTCGCGCCGCTATATGGCAGGAAGCACGCATAAAACGGCGTTTTTCGTCACTGTATTCAGTTTCACGGTGGTCGTGATGGGACTGGTTGCGGCCGATCATATCGCTCTGTTCGGGTTCCTGTGGCTGGCGATGGGGCTGCTGATGGCGAAGCTCATCGGCATCATCAGCGGCTGGGACCAAGCGCAGGCGGCCGCGTCGGTCGCCCGCAGGTACTTCCTCGCCAGCAGCGCGCTCCTCGGGGTTGCGTTGACGGCACTGTGGTGGACGACCGGCGCGTCGACGGTCTCCGGAATTGCCGCAGCAGCCGATACACTCGGCGGCCCCGCGTGGCTGGTCGCCGCCAGCGCGCTCGTGCTCGCAGCGATGATTCAGTCCGCACTCGTCCCGTTCCATAACTGGCTGCTGTCCTCGATGACGGCACCGACGCCGGCGTCGGCGCTGATGCACGCCGGATTCGTCAATGCGGGGGGAATTCTCCTGACCCGCTTTGCCCCGGTCATCACCGTCGATTCCGCGCTCATGCTCGCGGTGGTCGCCGTCGGAGGGGCCAGCGCCGTCGGCGGGAAGCTCCTGAAGTCGGTCCAGACAGACATCAAGGGCAAGCTCGGCTGTTCGACGGTCGGCCAGATGGGCTTTATGATCATGCAGGCCGGGCTCGGATTCTTCGGGGCCGCGATCACCCACCTCGTTCTGCACGGCTTCTACAAGGCCTACCAGTTCCTGAGTTCGGGCGGACAGGTCGAACACACCAGTCCGAGTGCGACGACTGAGCACACAGTCGGGCGGATGGCGAGCGTCGGCGGCGCAGTAGTGACGCTGTTGACCGGGCTGGTTGGTGGCGGGCTGTTCGCGGTGCTGACCGGGAAGGGGGCGCACGTGGACGCCGGCCTCTTGCTGACGTTCTTCGTGGTGTTTACTACGCTCCACGCAGCCCGCAGCGCGGTCCAGCACAGCTCGCTTCCGATGATGGCTCGCTACGGGGCAGTCCCGTTGGTCTTCTTCCCGGCCATCACCGTCTACGCGGTGGTTTACGAGGCGATCTCCGGTGTGCTATCCGGACTCCCGATGGTCACGACGCCGACCGAGCTGACGCTGCTCCACGGCATCATCGCCGTCATCTTCGTCGGCATCTACATCGGTATCGAGACCGGCATCCACGAACACAGCCAGCGTCTCTACGTGGCACTGCTGAACGCAAGCCAACCGTCGTCCGACACCGTCCTGACTTCCACGGAGGACTACAATGAGTACTGA
- a CDS encoding PTS fructose transporter subunit IIB: MKFVAVTACPTGIAHSQMAAENLETTAEERGHDIHVEVQGAMGTENEIPDDTLAAADAVIIAADTSVPTDRFDGKIVVDGPVKDAVNDAGGMIDEAVERAGGDADASSADEAAQEAEAQSASSPPSQAHDAADADEAADASATDSSSQSSTSSDGGLLARLKKLFS, translated from the coding sequence ATGAAATTCGTCGCAGTCACAGCCTGTCCGACCGGCATCGCACACAGCCAGATGGCCGCAGAGAATCTGGAAACCACCGCCGAAGAGCGCGGCCACGACATCCACGTCGAGGTACAGGGCGCGATGGGCACCGAAAACGAAATCCCCGACGACACACTCGCGGCGGCTGACGCCGTGATCATCGCCGCCGACACCTCGGTTCCGACCGATCGGTTCGACGGAAAGATCGTCGTCGACGGTCCCGTCAAGGACGCCGTCAACGACGCCGGCGGGATGATCGACGAGGCCGTCGAGCGCGCAGGTGGCGACGCCGACGCCTCCTCGGCGGACGAGGCGGCACAAGAGGCAGAAGCGCAAAGCGCTTCGAGCCCTCCTTCGCAAGCTCACGATGCCGCCGATGCTGACGAGGCCGCCGACGCTTCGGCCACCGACTCCAGTAGCCAATCGTCGACGAGTTCCGACGGCGGCCTCCTCGCGCGACTCAAGAAACTGTTCTCCTGA
- a CDS encoding DUF2309 domain-containing protein → MSTEPAIDDSIEDAATSVGSLWPIHSFVTSNPLSGFEDQPFDEAVEQATDLLGGRGYPSPETFRKALNRGQIDPEILEAELATAGYEDDTEVLLDRMSDAVDTEEDADTVEDHVDQVLTKWLSAFLEEGSAHWSMPNREAGFYTAFRGVVDYDSEIPDEGAVADLPETPAAAIETVLEPYPRSQWESIFEEQLAALPGWTGFIKQRVDDGGEWQSTYPISLEGYLAARLALLDAVGADIEPANDDASANPADELAQAFLRAWEATYRDELAGTVAEESQSMAGDDTSGRADAQLVFCIDTRSEIIRRHIEATGDYETHGYAGFFGIPMEYQGYEADVSVDACPPIVEPQHHVTDFPTDDDTQASHDRWSGIREAADEIIETLEANAATAYGFVETTGSAYGLTLAARTLVPGRVHDLFDAADESVPDDHEFCEPLVDHQHTYAGDLPVGMTTEEKVEYAATAFELMGWEEFSRLVVFTGHASETTNNPYDASLDCGACAGNPGGPSARVLAKICNDDAVTAELRERGHDIPEDTVFLAGQHNTTTDEIELYDGDVPESHADDLDQLRADLATARENAAAERAEAMGADSSAAVSETERRASDWAETRPEWGLAGNAGFVIGPRELTSGVDLDGRAFLHSYDWSTDPDADALEAIFTGPMVVTQWINMQYYFSTVDNGVYGSGSKVTHNPVGNVGVYQGNGGDLMTGLPLQSLMAADDEPHHQPLRLSTVVHAPVERVTEVLADHEELTELLDNGWLSLTVVDPTQDHRAFHYEEELEWIPMSERDEAPQEKPVAPAVADE, encoded by the coding sequence ATGAGTACTGAACCCGCCATCGACGACAGCATCGAAGACGCAGCGACGAGCGTCGGTTCCCTCTGGCCCATCCACTCGTTCGTGACGTCCAATCCCCTCTCGGGGTTCGAGGACCAGCCGTTCGACGAAGCGGTCGAGCAGGCGACCGACCTACTGGGTGGCCGTGGCTACCCGAGCCCCGAAACGTTCCGCAAAGCACTGAACCGCGGCCAGATAGACCCGGAAATTCTCGAAGCGGAGCTCGCTACGGCTGGCTACGAGGACGATACCGAGGTGTTGCTCGACCGCATGTCCGACGCGGTCGACACCGAGGAGGATGCCGACACCGTCGAAGACCACGTCGACCAAGTGCTGACGAAGTGGTTGTCGGCCTTCCTCGAGGAGGGAAGTGCCCACTGGTCGATGCCGAACCGCGAAGCCGGGTTCTACACCGCCTTCCGTGGGGTCGTCGACTACGACAGTGAAATCCCCGACGAGGGGGCCGTCGCTGACCTGCCCGAGACGCCGGCCGCAGCCATCGAGACGGTGCTGGAGCCGTACCCGAGGAGCCAGTGGGAGTCAATTTTCGAGGAGCAACTCGCTGCCCTCCCGGGCTGGACGGGTTTCATCAAGCAACGCGTCGACGACGGAGGGGAGTGGCAGTCGACGTACCCGATCTCGCTCGAAGGCTATCTCGCAGCGCGTCTGGCGCTGCTGGATGCCGTCGGCGCCGACATCGAGCCCGCGAACGACGACGCCAGCGCGAACCCGGCCGACGAGCTCGCCCAAGCGTTCCTGCGTGCGTGGGAGGCGACCTACCGCGATGAACTCGCCGGAACCGTCGCCGAAGAGAGCCAGTCGATGGCCGGCGACGATACGTCCGGCCGCGCGGACGCTCAATTAGTCTTCTGTATCGACACCCGTTCGGAGATCATCCGCCGTCACATCGAGGCGACGGGCGACTACGAGACCCACGGGTACGCTGGCTTCTTCGGCATCCCGATGGAGTACCAAGGCTACGAAGCCGACGTGTCGGTCGATGCCTGCCCACCGATCGTCGAACCGCAGCACCACGTCACCGACTTTCCGACCGACGACGATACGCAGGCGAGCCACGATCGCTGGTCGGGCATCCGCGAAGCCGCCGACGAGATCATCGAGACGCTAGAGGCCAACGCCGCCACGGCCTACGGCTTCGTCGAGACCACCGGGAGCGCCTACGGCCTCACACTTGCGGCCCGCACGCTCGTCCCCGGGCGCGTTCACGATCTGTTCGACGCCGCCGACGAGTCGGTGCCCGACGACCACGAGTTCTGCGAGCCGCTCGTCGACCACCAGCACACGTACGCTGGCGACCTGCCGGTGGGGATGACCACCGAGGAGAAAGTCGAGTACGCCGCCACCGCCTTCGAGCTGATGGGGTGGGAGGAGTTCAGTCGCCTCGTCGTCTTCACGGGCCACGCCAGCGAGACGACCAACAATCCATACGACGCGAGTCTGGACTGCGGTGCCTGTGCCGGCAACCCCGGTGGCCCGAGTGCCCGCGTCCTCGCGAAGATCTGTAACGACGACGCTGTGACGGCCGAACTCCGCGAACGCGGCCACGACATCCCCGAAGACACCGTCTTCCTCGCTGGACAACACAACACGACGACCGACGAGATCGAACTGTACGACGGCGACGTTCCCGAGAGCCACGCCGACGATCTCGACCAGTTACGCGCGGACCTCGCCACGGCACGCGAGAACGCTGCCGCCGAGCGCGCCGAGGCGATGGGTGCCGACAGTTCGGCCGCAGTCAGCGAGACGGAGCGCCGCGCCTCCGACTGGGCAGAGACGCGTCCCGAGTGGGGACTGGCCGGCAACGCCGGCTTCGTCATCGGTCCTCGCGAGCTGACGAGCGGCGTCGACCTCGATGGCCGCGCGTTCTTGCACTCGTACGACTGGTCGACCGATCCCGACGCCGACGCGCTCGAAGCGATCTTCACGGGGCCGATGGTCGTCACCCAGTGGATCAATATGCAGTACTACTTTTCGACGGTCGACAACGGCGTCTACGGTAGCGGGTCGAAGGTGACCCACAATCCCGTCGGTAACGTCGGCGTCTACCAAGGCAACGGCGGCGACTTGATGACCGGTCTCCCGCTGCAGTCGCTGATGGCTGCCGACGACGAACCACATCACCAGCCGCTCCGCCTCTCGACGGTCGTCCACGCGCCGGTCGAGCGCGTCACCGAGGTTTTGGCCGACCACGAGGAACTGACCGAACTGCTGGACAACGGCTGGCTCTCGCTGACGGTCGTCGACCCGACGCAGGACCACCGCGCGTTCCACTACGAGGAAGAACTGGAGTGGATACCGATGTCTGAGCGGGACGAAGCCCCCCAAGAGAAACCGGTCGCCCCCGCTGTCGCGGACGAGTGA
- a CDS encoding DUF7344 domain-containing protein — MRSRENYATDAVFECLAESARRAVIEVLCDRTTATLDELADAVAEQGDTRGGPADRLVPELHHRHLPKLADAGLVEYDAEGGVVEATERTRAADVVAQSVEQCSLLSPDVDATGGEPVHLD; from the coding sequence ATGCGCTCGCGTGAGAACTACGCCACCGACGCCGTCTTCGAGTGTCTCGCCGAATCGGCCCGTCGGGCCGTCATCGAGGTGCTCTGTGACCGGACGACCGCGACACTTGACGAGCTCGCGGACGCCGTCGCCGAACAGGGTGACACACGTGGAGGGCCAGCCGATCGACTCGTGCCAGAGCTTCACCACAGGCACCTCCCGAAGCTAGCGGACGCCGGGCTCGTCGAGTACGATGCCGAGGGGGGCGTCGTCGAAGCGACAGAGCGAACCAGAGCGGCCGATGTCGTCGCCCAGAGCGTCGAACAGTGCAGTTTGCTATCCCCCGACGTGGATGCCACGGGCGGCGAGCCCGTTCATCTCGATTGA
- a CDS encoding DUF7839 domain-containing protein, whose translation MSGEQSDASGSGVLESKRNATRYQILVQIAERQPAVSQREIADAIGITSQAVSDYLQNLIEQGHVDKGGRGRYEVTKEGVDWLISQTDDLREFVQHVSEEVIGEVEVETAIATTDISEGETVSLTMRDGVLRAMSGGAGSATAVAVTGAAAGRDVGVTNFEGVVDYDLGMVTAVSIPRVRDGGSTAVDAERIAELATSHDLIAAAGTEALAAADAAGVDPDIRFGTAPAVQEAATKGLDVLLLAATAVLSAHTDKLRDQKIGYEVVDANRT comes from the coding sequence ATGTCCGGAGAGCAGTCTGACGCCAGCGGCTCGGGCGTCCTCGAAAGCAAGCGCAACGCGACCAGATACCAGATTCTGGTCCAGATCGCCGAGCGCCAACCGGCCGTCAGCCAGCGCGAGATCGCAGATGCCATCGGCATCACCTCGCAGGCAGTGAGCGACTACCTCCAGAATCTGATCGAGCAAGGTCACGTCGACAAGGGCGGCCGCGGTCGGTACGAGGTGACCAAGGAGGGCGTCGACTGGCTCATCTCCCAGACCGACGACCTGCGCGAGTTCGTCCAGCACGTCTCCGAAGAGGTCATCGGGGAAGTCGAGGTCGAGACGGCCATCGCAACCACCGATATCAGCGAGGGAGAAACCGTCTCGCTGACGATGCGCGACGGCGTCCTCCGCGCGATGTCCGGCGGCGCAGGCAGTGCAACTGCAGTTGCGGTGACGGGCGCGGCGGCCGGCCGCGATGTCGGCGTGACGAACTTCGAGGGCGTCGTCGACTACGACCTTGGTATGGTCACCGCGGTCTCGATTCCGCGGGTGCGCGACGGGGGAAGCACGGCGGTCGACGCCGAGCGAATCGCGGAACTGGCGACGTCCCACGACCTGATCGCGGCGGCGGGGACGGAGGCGCTCGCGGCCGCCGATGCCGCCGGCGTCGACCCCGACATCCGCTTTGGCACCGCTCCCGCCGTCCAGGAGGCGGCGACCAAGGGGCTGGACGTCCTGTTGCTCGCCGCGACCGCGGTTCTGTCGGCTCACACTGACAAGCTTCGCGACCAGAAAATCGGGTACGAAGTCGTCGACGCCAACCGGACGTGA
- a CDS encoding RNA-guided endonuclease InsQ/TnpB family protein, translating to MVEDSSTRTVPIKLNVDKSAADLLHQTTDHFLDAANYVVDVAWGPDWKITSKQKLHDQTYYDVRDHSPLPANLVQAARNRAAEAVKGVVERWKEGKKASKPHFTSRFASYDARTITVNDDHATLATIDGRVTAEFVLPNEQRDTPHSAYLLNDDYAVKGATLHYDTVEGCFYLHVRTKPAVENDDAEQGDAKHVSVLGVDLGITNIATTSTGRFWSGGELNHWHREYENRRGDLQQTGTRWAHEDVQRVGRKQTERFEQMLHTISNELVEEALENDCTHIVFEQLKGIRERLPSAKSVHKWAFHRLYEYVTYKAESVGLVVKQINPEYTSQRCSKCGFTHENNRPHNNGQDEFGCLKCGYDVHADYNASKNIGLKYLRDQQKSGRGGAPVGVRLNSGTLNVNGEYSPTPLSG from the coding sequence ATGGTGGAAGACTCAAGCACTCGAACTGTCCCCATCAAGCTCAATGTGGACAAGAGTGCCGCTGACCTCCTCCACCAGACAACCGACCACTTCCTTGATGCCGCCAACTACGTCGTAGACGTAGCGTGGGGTCCAGACTGGAAAATCACCAGCAAACAGAAACTCCACGACCAAACGTACTATGACGTTCGAGACCACTCACCACTCCCGGCCAACCTCGTGCAAGCCGCACGAAACAGAGCCGCAGAAGCCGTAAAGGGTGTTGTCGAACGCTGGAAGGAAGGTAAAAAAGCCTCGAAGCCTCACTTCACGTCACGGTTCGCCAGCTACGACGCAAGAACCATCACGGTCAACGATGATCACGCCACACTCGCCACCATCGACGGGCGAGTGACCGCAGAGTTCGTCCTCCCTAACGAACAGCGTGACACGCCGCACTCGGCGTACCTACTCAACGACGACTATGCGGTTAAGGGAGCGACACTCCACTATGATACAGTTGAGGGTTGTTTTTACCTTCATGTGCGGACAAAGCCCGCCGTGGAGAACGATGATGCCGAACAAGGCGATGCCAAGCACGTCTCCGTCCTTGGTGTTGACCTCGGCATCACAAATATCGCAACCACCTCAACCGGACGGTTCTGGAGCGGTGGCGAACTCAACCACTGGCACCGAGAATACGAGAACCGCCGGGGCGACCTCCAACAGACTGGAACACGGTGGGCACACGAGGACGTTCAGCGAGTCGGTCGTAAACAGACTGAACGCTTTGAACAGATGCTTCACACAATCTCGAACGAACTCGTAGAGGAAGCCCTCGAAAACGACTGTACGCACATCGTGTTCGAGCAACTCAAAGGCATCCGCGAACGCCTACCGAGCGCGAAATCAGTTCACAAGTGGGCGTTCCACCGTCTGTACGAGTACGTCACGTACAAAGCTGAATCCGTGGGGCTTGTGGTGAAGCAGATTAATCCGGAGTACACGAGTCAGCGTTGCTCGAAGTGTGGGTTCACACACGAGAATAATCGGCCACACAACAACGGACAGGACGAGTTCGGTTGTCTGAAGTGCGGGTACGATGTTCACGCGGATTACAACGCCTCGAAGAATATCGGCTTGAAGTATCTCCGCGACCAGCAAAAGTCTGGGCGTGGAGGCGCACCCGTAGGCGTGCGCTTGAACAGCGGGACATTGAATGTGAACGGCGAGTATTCGCCTACCCCTTTGTCGGGTTAG
- a CDS encoding serine/threonine-protein kinase RIO2, with protein sequence MVQNVAGVLPELEPEDYHLLSGIEQGMRFSEWVAKEKIPKFSRLTTEDVEYRIDRCLDRELIERKTIQYEGYTLKFEGYDALALHSFAERDTISGFGASLGVGKESDVYEVQSYEPMALKYHREGYTNFREVMKERDYTSDREHVSWLYTARKAAEREYEALEALYPQVSVPRPVDQNRHAIVMEKIDGVELSQTKLEDEQVRPVLGLILRELRDAYAEGRVHADMSEYNVFVAESGITIFDWPQSVPTDHENADEFLERDIENVVGYFRRKYPQHVGDADIEALASAIAEGSYETVEKFIER encoded by the coding sequence ATGGTACAGAACGTCGCCGGGGTGTTGCCCGAGCTCGAACCCGAGGATTATCACCTCCTTTCGGGCATCGAGCAGGGGATGCGCTTCTCGGAGTGGGTCGCAAAGGAGAAGATTCCCAAGTTCTCCCGGCTGACGACCGAGGACGTCGAGTACCGGATCGATCGCTGTCTCGACCGGGAGTTGATCGAACGCAAGACGATCCAGTACGAGGGCTACACTCTCAAATTCGAGGGGTACGACGCGCTGGCGCTGCACAGTTTCGCCGAGCGAGACACGATCTCCGGCTTCGGGGCGTCGCTGGGCGTGGGCAAGGAAAGCGACGTGTACGAGGTCCAGTCTTACGAGCCGATGGCGCTGAAGTACCACCGCGAGGGGTACACCAATTTCCGGGAAGTGATGAAAGAGCGCGATTACACCTCCGATCGCGAGCACGTCTCGTGGCTCTACACCGCGCGCAAGGCCGCCGAACGTGAGTACGAGGCGCTCGAAGCGCTGTATCCACAGGTGTCGGTGCCGCGACCGGTCGACCAGAACCGTCACGCCATCGTCATGGAGAAGATCGACGGCGTCGAACTATCCCAGACGAAATTAGAAGACGAGCAGGTCCGCCCCGTTCTGGGACTGATCCTCCGAGAACTGCGCGACGCCTACGCGGAGGGTCGGGTCCACGCGGACATGAGCGAGTACAACGTGTTCGTCGCCGAGTCGGGGATCACGATCTTCGATTGGCCCCAATCCGTGCCGACCGACCACGAGAACGCCGACGAATTTCTCGAACGCGACATCGAGAACGTCGTCGGGTACTTCCGCCGCAAGTACCCCCAGCACGTGGGCGACGCCGATATCGAGGCGTTGGCCAGTGCCATCGCCGAGGGGAGCTACGAGACCGTCGAGAAGTTCATCGAGCGGTAG
- a CDS encoding class I fructose-bisphosphate aldolase yields MTEHRNASIARDGKSIILAHDHGLEHGPAAFEGVEDRLDPETVFEMATHDAVTALAVQKGLAEQYYPSYDDQVNLLAKCNGSSSLWMGEPYSPQTWSVEYAAELGADAIGYTVYPGTNTEPQMFEDFQEVQEAAREEGLPVAMWSYPRGQAIKEHRKPETIAYATRIGLELGADLVKVKYPRSGDAMAHAVDAAGAADVVLSGGSKTSDYEFLSTVETAMDAGASGLAVGRNVWQRDDPEGILDALEQVVFEERSAEDALDQ; encoded by the coding sequence ATGACCGAACATCGCAACGCTTCGATCGCCCGCGACGGTAAGTCGATCATCCTCGCCCACGACCACGGCCTCGAACACGGCCCCGCCGCGTTCGAGGGCGTCGAGGACCGCCTCGATCCCGAGACCGTCTTCGAGATGGCGACCCACGATGCCGTCACCGCGCTGGCCGTCCAGAAGGGGCTGGCCGAGCAGTACTACCCCTCTTACGACGATCAGGTGAACCTGCTGGCCAAGTGCAACGGCTCCAGCAGCCTCTGGATGGGCGAGCCGTACTCGCCCCAGACGTGGTCGGTCGAGTACGCCGCCGAGTTGGGCGCTGACGCCATCGGCTACACCGTCTACCCCGGCACCAACACGGAACCTCAGATGTTCGAGGACTTCCAAGAAGTACAGGAGGCGGCCCGTGAGGAAGGACTACCCGTGGCGATGTGGTCGTACCCCCGCGGACAGGCGATCAAGGAACACCGCAAGCCCGAGACGATCGCTTACGCCACGCGGATCGGCCTCGAACTCGGCGCCGATCTGGTCAAGGTGAAATACCCCCGCAGCGGCGATGCGATGGCCCACGCCGTCGATGCCGCCGGCGCGGCCGACGTGGTTCTCAGCGGCGGCTCGAAGACCAGCGACTACGAGTTCCTTTCCACTGTGGAGACGGCGATGGACGCCGGCGCGAGCGGCCTCGCCGTCGGCCGCAACGTCTGGCAGCGCGACGACCCCGAAGGCATTCTCGACGCGCTCGAGCAGGTCGTCTTCGAAGAACGGTCGGCCGAAGACGCTCTCGATCAGTAG